A genomic window from Xenorhabdus cabanillasii includes:
- the trkA gene encoding Trk system potassium transporter TrkA, producing MKIIILGAGQVGGTLAENLVDENNDITVVDTDTNRLRQLQDKFDLRVVNGHGSHPRVLREAGAEDADMLVAVTNSDETNMIACQIAYSLFNTPNKVARIRSSEYIRESEKLFQPDDIPIDYLISPEQLVIDYIYKLIQYPGALQVVNFSEGRVSIVAVKAYYGGSLVGNALSSLREHMPHIDSKVAAIFRQDRPIRPQGSTVIEAGDEVFFVAASQHIRAVMSELQRLEKPYKRIMIVGGGNVGAGLALRLEKDYSVKLIEHNQERATELAELLHDTIVFYGDASDQELLAEEHIEQVDVFIALTNDDEANIMSAMLAKRMGAKKAMVLIQRSAYVDLVQGGVIDIAISPQQATVSALLGHVRKADIVSVFSLRRGVAEAIEAIAHGDEHTSKVVGRKIGDIKLPTGTTIGAIVRGEEVIIANDYSVIQQGDHVIMFITDKKFVPEVEKLFQPSPFFL from the coding sequence ATGAAAATAATTATCCTGGGTGCTGGCCAAGTTGGTGGAACATTAGCTGAAAACTTAGTTGATGAGAACAATGACATTACTGTCGTTGATACCGATACAAATCGTTTACGCCAGTTACAGGACAAATTCGATCTACGAGTTGTGAATGGTCACGGATCTCACCCTAGAGTTCTGAGGGAAGCCGGAGCAGAAGATGCTGATATGTTGGTTGCTGTCACCAACTCGGATGAAACCAACATGATTGCCTGCCAAATTGCCTATTCTCTATTTAACACACCTAATAAAGTCGCCCGTATCCGTTCATCTGAATATATCCGTGAATCAGAAAAATTATTTCAACCTGATGATATCCCTATCGATTATCTGATATCCCCAGAACAGTTAGTCATTGATTATATCTATAAATTGATTCAATATCCTGGAGCCTTACAAGTTGTTAATTTTTCGGAAGGACGGGTCAGTATTGTCGCAGTAAAGGCTTATTATGGTGGCTCACTGGTAGGTAATGCCTTATCTTCCCTCCGCGAACATATGCCACATATCGATAGTAAAGTTGCTGCGATATTTCGACAAGATCGCCCAATCAGGCCACAAGGTTCTACCGTTATAGAAGCTGGAGATGAAGTGTTTTTTGTTGCCGCATCACAGCATATCAGAGCTGTAATGAGTGAATTACAGCGCCTTGAAAAACCCTATAAGCGAATCATGATTGTCGGAGGCGGCAACGTTGGAGCAGGCTTAGCGTTACGTCTTGAAAAAGATTATAGCGTCAAACTTATCGAACATAATCAAGAAAGGGCTACTGAGCTTGCAGAACTATTGCACGATACTATCGTGTTCTATGGTGATGCTTCAGATCAAGAGTTACTAGCAGAAGAACATATTGAACAAGTTGATGTTTTTATTGCATTAACTAATGATGATGAAGCCAATATCATGTCAGCTATGCTCGCAAAACGAATGGGAGCCAAAAAAGCCATGGTACTTATTCAACGCAGCGCATATGTTGATTTAGTACAAGGTGGAGTTATTGATATTGCTATATCCCCACAACAAGCTACTGTATCTGCGCTGCTTGGTCATGTCCGTAAAGCAGATATCGTCAGCGTATTTTCATTAAGAAGAGGAGTCGCCGAAGCTATTGAGGCCATTGCTCATGGTGACGAACATACTTCCAAAGTAGTTGGACGTAAAATAGGAGACATAAAACTCCCTACAGGAACAACAATTGGCGCTATTGTCCGTGGAGAAGAAGTCATAATTGCCAATGATTACAGTGTCATTCAACAAGGCGACCATGTGATCATGTTTATTACTGATAAGAAATTCGTTCCCGAAGTAGAAAAGTTATTCCAGCCAAGCCCGTTCTTCCTATAA
- the rsmB gene encoding 16S rRNA (cytosine(967)-C(5))-methyltransferase RsmB, producing the protein MENIYNLRSIAAKAISQVLEQGQSLSSVIPELQQKVSDKDKALLQELCFGVMRVLPQLEWFITQLMAKPLKGKQRIFHYLIMIGMYQLTYTRIPAHAALAETVNGAISLKRPQLKGLINGVLRQFQRQQQELVEQANNNVSNHLHPKWLLARIQKAYPQDWKNIVDANNQKPPMWLRVNQLHHSANQYIVLLREANIAAELDENYPNAIRLLTPCPVNILPGFDKGWVTIQDRSAQGCAELLMPRDEEKILDLCAAPGGKTTHVLEIAPNSKVLAIDIDEQRIKRVKENLQRLSLHAVVKTGDGRLPHEWADGEQFDRILLDAPCSATGVIRRHPDIKWLRRNEDIDQLVTLQSEILDAIWPYLKKNGTLIYATCSILPNENSEQIKAFLERHADAQLYGTGTLETPGIQITPETIGGDGFFYARLTKQ; encoded by the coding sequence ATGGAAAATATATATAACCTGCGAAGCATCGCTGCAAAAGCGATTAGCCAAGTGCTGGAGCAAGGGCAGTCTCTCAGCTCTGTCATACCTGAACTCCAACAAAAAGTGTCTGACAAAGATAAAGCTCTTCTCCAAGAACTCTGTTTTGGCGTAATGAGAGTATTACCTCAACTGGAGTGGTTTATCACCCAATTGATGGCAAAGCCATTGAAAGGTAAACAACGCATTTTTCACTACTTGATTATGATTGGAATGTACCAACTTACGTATACACGCATACCTGCACATGCCGCACTTGCTGAAACTGTTAATGGTGCAATCAGCTTAAAACGCCCACAATTAAAAGGATTGATTAATGGTGTTCTCCGACAATTTCAGCGCCAACAACAAGAGTTAGTCGAACAAGCCAATAATAATGTCAGTAACCATTTACATCCCAAATGGCTGTTGGCTCGCATCCAAAAAGCTTATCCACAAGATTGGAAAAATATTGTAGATGCAAATAATCAAAAACCACCTATGTGGCTACGTGTTAATCAGCTCCATCACTCTGCAAATCAATACATTGTCTTATTACGAGAAGCTAATATAGCAGCAGAGCTGGATGAAAATTATCCCAATGCAATTCGCCTGCTAACCCCTTGCCCTGTGAACATCCTACCTGGATTTGATAAAGGTTGGGTCACCATTCAAGATCGTTCTGCTCAAGGATGTGCTGAATTATTAATGCCACGTGATGAAGAAAAGATCCTCGATCTTTGCGCTGCTCCTGGCGGAAAAACAACCCATGTACTTGAGATAGCGCCAAACTCCAAAGTACTTGCTATCGATATTGATGAGCAAAGAATTAAGCGTGTAAAAGAAAATTTACAACGTCTTAGTTTACATGCTGTCGTCAAAACAGGCGATGGACGTCTTCCGCATGAATGGGCTGACGGAGAGCAATTCGATCGTATTCTGCTTGATGCACCATGTTCGGCTACAGGTGTAATCCGTCGCCATCCTGATATAAAGTGGCTGAGAAGAAATGAAGATATTGATCAATTAGTCACACTACAATCTGAAATTCTTGACGCTATTTGGCCATATTTAAAAAAGAATGGCACGCTGATCTATGCAACATGTTCCATTTTACCAAACGAAAATAGTGAGCAAATCAAAGCATTCTTAGAACGACACGCAGATGCTCAACTCTATGGAACAGGCACATTGGAAACACCAGGAATACAAATTACTCCAGAAACAATTGGTGGTGATGGTTTCTTTTATGCCCGATTGACTAAGCAATAA
- the fmt gene encoding methionyl-tRNA formyltransferase, whose protein sequence is MSDSLRIIFAGTPDFAANHLAALLKSQLQVVGVLTRPDKPAGRGKKLTPSPVKVLAEKHDIPVFQPKTLRTEESQQWVIDQQADIMIVVAYGLILPQAVLDIPRLGCLNVHGSLLPHWRGAAPIQRAIWAGDKETGVTIMQMDAGLDTGDMLLKATCPITSEDTSASLYEKLANIGPDALLNTLSLITSGKSQPEIQDNTLATYAEKLSKDEAKIDWNLSAVQLERCIRAFNPWPMSYFFIDEQPIKVWQANVIEEQTNQAPGTIVHADKKGIQVATTDGILNITQLQPSGKKAMSVADLLNSKSEWFTPGNKIN, encoded by the coding sequence GTGTCTGATTCTTTACGCATTATTTTTGCCGGAACACCTGATTTCGCGGCTAACCATTTGGCTGCTTTATTAAAATCGCAACTCCAAGTTGTTGGAGTACTCACTCGTCCTGATAAACCGGCAGGAAGAGGTAAAAAATTAACACCAAGTCCTGTAAAGGTATTGGCAGAAAAACACGATATTCCAGTTTTCCAACCCAAAACGCTACGTACAGAAGAAAGTCAACAGTGGGTCATAGATCAACAGGCTGATATCATGATCGTCGTTGCATATGGTTTGATCCTCCCTCAAGCAGTATTAGATATACCACGCCTGGGATGCCTTAATGTTCATGGTTCTTTGTTACCTCACTGGCGCGGAGCAGCACCTATCCAACGTGCCATTTGGGCTGGTGATAAAGAGACAGGTGTAACGATCATGCAAATGGATGCAGGCCTTGATACTGGTGATATGTTGTTAAAAGCAACGTGTCCAATTACTAGTGAAGATACTAGCGCAAGTCTGTATGAAAAACTTGCTAATATCGGCCCAGATGCATTACTCAATACATTAAGCCTCATCACATCGGGAAAGAGCCAGCCTGAAATTCAGGATAATACTCTAGCAACATACGCTGAAAAGCTCAGCAAAGATGAAGCAAAAATAGATTGGAATTTGTCGGCAGTCCAACTTGAACGCTGCATTCGTGCCTTCAATCCTTGGCCAATGAGTTACTTTTTTATTGATGAACAACCTATTAAAGTTTGGCAAGCCAATGTCATTGAAGAACAAACTAACCAAGCTCCAGGAACAATTGTTCACGCGGATAAGAAAGGTATTCAAGTTGCTACTACTGATGGGATATTGAATATTACTCAGCTGCAACCCTCTGGTAAGAAAGCAATGTCAGTCGCCGATTTATTAAACTCTAAAAGCGAATGGTTCACTCCAGGTAACAAAATCAACTGA
- the def gene encoding peptide deformylase yields MSVLQVLHYPDERLRTIAKPVEKVDAEIQRIINDMFETMYAEEGIGLAATQVNIHQRIIVIDVSESRDQRLVLINPELINESGETGIEEGCLSVPEQRAFVPRFEQVKIKSLDYHGQPFELETDGLLAICIQHEMDHLVGKLFVDYLSPLKRQRIRQKVEKIDRLKAKAK; encoded by the coding sequence ATGTCAGTTTTACAAGTATTACATTACCCAGACGAGCGGCTTCGCACAATTGCAAAGCCAGTTGAAAAAGTTGATGCAGAAATCCAGCGTATCATCAATGATATGTTTGAAACTATGTATGCAGAGGAAGGCATCGGCCTAGCAGCAACCCAAGTTAATATTCATCAACGCATTATTGTCATTGATGTTTCAGAGAGCCGTGACCAGAGACTTGTACTTATCAACCCAGAATTAATTAATGAATCTGGAGAAACAGGAATTGAAGAAGGCTGTTTATCTGTTCCTGAACAACGTGCGTTTGTACCACGTTTCGAGCAAGTCAAAATTAAATCCCTAGATTATCATGGCCAACCATTTGAATTGGAAACTGATGGTCTGTTAGCAATCTGTATTCAACACGAAATGGATCACTTGGTCGGTAAACTATTTGTTGATTACCTGTCACCACTGAAACGCCAACGTATTCGTCAGAAAGTCGAAAAAATTGACCGACTGAAAGCCAAGGCTAAGTAA
- the dprA gene encoding DNA-protecting protein DprA, which produces MEVMEIWLRMRMVSHLSAVKAVLIIERLLRTKNVNYAVIKDCGLSPSQCTQFLKANPSVLVSSLNWLEQQGNHLLTFSHPEYPALLKQIYSPPLVLFVSGDLTTLSEKQVAMVGSRSASFYGEKWGKIFAGGLAENGVVITSGLAIGIDGICHQAAVDAGGKTVAVLGSGLKNIYPSRHQTLAHRIKENGVLVSEFFPDTPPKAKNFPRRNRIISGLSLALIIVEAHQNSGSLITARCALEQGRDIFALPGPLGMNSNEGNHWLIKQGAYLATNVMDVMEHIQTNFQWVNLEKEDNKQFEQTELPFADVLVNVSDEVTPVDIIAQRSSLPITEVMTQLLELELMGKVAVVAGGYVRVN; this is translated from the coding sequence ATGGAAGTGATGGAAATATGGTTGCGAATGAGAATGGTCTCTCATCTGTCAGCAGTAAAAGCAGTGCTCATTATCGAGCGACTTCTACGAACAAAAAATGTTAATTATGCTGTTATCAAAGATTGTGGTTTATCACCTTCACAGTGTACACAGTTTCTAAAGGCCAACCCTTCTGTGTTGGTTTCGAGTCTCAATTGGTTGGAACAACAAGGAAATCACTTATTGACTTTTTCTCATCCGGAGTATCCTGCCTTATTGAAGCAAATTTATTCTCCTCCACTTGTACTTTTTGTCTCGGGTGATTTGACCACTTTATCTGAGAAACAAGTTGCGATGGTAGGTAGCAGGTCAGCAAGTTTCTATGGTGAAAAATGGGGAAAGATATTTGCGGGTGGATTGGCTGAAAATGGAGTGGTGATAACCAGTGGATTGGCGATTGGGATTGATGGTATCTGTCATCAGGCGGCTGTTGATGCAGGTGGAAAAACCGTTGCTGTATTGGGTAGTGGGCTTAAGAATATCTACCCTAGTCGTCATCAAACATTAGCTCACCGTATTAAAGAAAACGGTGTTCTGGTTTCTGAATTTTTTCCCGATACACCACCTAAAGCCAAAAATTTTCCAAGACGAAACCGGATTATTAGCGGATTGAGTTTAGCGCTTATTATCGTTGAAGCTCATCAGAATAGTGGTTCACTGATTACGGCACGCTGTGCACTTGAACAAGGAAGAGACATTTTTGCATTACCCGGTCCATTGGGAATGAATTCAAATGAGGGTAATCACTGGCTGATCAAACAGGGAGCTTATTTAGCAACCAATGTGATGGATGTTATGGAACATATCCAGACTAACTTTCAATGGGTTAATCTGGAAAAAGAAGATAATAAACAATTTGAACAAACTGAGTTGCCATTTGCTGATGTGCTGGTTAATGTAAGTGATGAAGTCACACCAGTTGATATAATTGCCCAACGTTCTTCTCTTCCTATTACAGAAGTTATGACCCAGTTATTGGAGCTTGAGCTGATGGGAAAAGTCGCTGTCGTTGCTGGTGGCTATGTTCGAGTGAATTGA
- a CDS encoding DNA topoisomerase family protein: MSKKMPFAIKEIEHCFDCGAELVIRNGVHGPFYACSNYPSCCYVRSLKASSDGHIVKELEGQTCSKCGSTLVLRQGRYGMFIGCSNYPECDHTEIIDKPDDISINCPQCKQGKLLQRKSRFGKTFHACNRYPECQFTLNNKPISAECEFCHYPLLIEKKTAQGIKLFCASKLCSKQQFIRTEKYNE; encoded by the coding sequence ATGTCTAAAAAGATGCCTTTTGCGATAAAAGAAATAGAACATTGCTTTGATTGTGGTGCTGAATTAGTAATCCGCAACGGAGTTCATGGCCCATTTTATGCTTGTTCTAATTATCCGTCATGCTGTTATGTTCGGTCGCTAAAAGCATCTTCAGATGGACATATTGTCAAGGAATTAGAAGGACAAACTTGTTCGAAATGTGGTTCTACCTTGGTCTTACGGCAAGGGAGGTACGGCATGTTTATTGGCTGTAGCAATTATCCTGAATGTGATCATACGGAAATTATCGATAAACCTGATGATATTTCAATTAATTGCCCTCAATGTAAGCAAGGCAAATTACTTCAACGTAAGTCACGATTTGGTAAAACATTTCATGCTTGTAATCGATATCCCGAATGTCAGTTTACACTGAACAATAAACCAATATCTGCGGAGTGTGAGTTTTGTCATTATCCCTTGTTGATAGAGAAGAAAACAGCTCAAGGCATTAAATTGTTTTGTGCCAGTAAATTGTGTAGCAAGCAGCAATTCATTAGAACCGAGAAATACAATGAGTAA
- the tsaC gene encoding L-threonylcarbamoyladenylate synthase type 1 TsaC produces the protein MSNEVSPEFDVIITALKEEKVIAYPTEAVFGLGCDPDSETAVNKLLLLKNRPWEKGLILISDSYERLCPYINDEQLDDEQKKIVFSFWPGPVTWVIPAKVTTPKWLTGKFSTLAVRVIDHPLVKQLCSLYEKPLVSTSANLSGLEPCRSAEEVRRQFGNDFPVLAGEVGGRKNPSEIRDALTGKLYRQG, from the coding sequence ATGAGTAATGAAGTCTCACCTGAATTTGATGTAATTATTACTGCTTTAAAAGAAGAAAAAGTGATTGCTTATCCGACAGAAGCTGTGTTTGGGTTGGGTTGTGATCCTGACAGTGAAACAGCGGTTAACAAACTATTATTGCTGAAAAATAGGCCTTGGGAAAAAGGGCTGATCCTTATTTCTGATAGCTATGAGCGGCTATGTCCTTATATTAATGATGAACAGTTAGATGATGAACAAAAAAAGATAGTTTTTTCTTTTTGGCCGGGGCCGGTGACATGGGTTATTCCAGCCAAAGTGACAACACCAAAATGGTTGACGGGGAAATTTTCAACATTAGCTGTTCGAGTTATAGATCATCCTTTAGTTAAACAATTATGTTCCCTTTATGAGAAACCTCTTGTATCAACCAGTGCAAATTTAAGTGGATTGGAACCGTGTCGGAGTGCAGAAGAAGTTCGTCGACAATTTGGAAACGATTTTCCTGTCTTAGCAGGGGAAGTTGGCGGACGTAAAAATCCATCAGAAATCAGGGATGCTTTAACAGGTAAACTATATCGGCAAGGCTAG
- the aroE gene encoding shikimate dehydrogenase, with protein sequence MDNFAVFGNPVAHSKSPYIHRLFAEQTGIEHQYGRILAPIEHFEKLLEQFFVRGGLGANITVPFKERAYEYAHKLTKRAKLSGAVNTLKMVEDNQILGDNTDGVGLLADLQRLNFISQGQHILIIGAGGAAKGVISLLLESGCKITITNRTFARAQAIADKFFVLGHIQAVDIKSLLSPDFDLIINATASGLSGSIPGISPSIFYNNSACYDMYYQQGFTPFLDFAKRNNVSRLADGLGMLVGQAAHAFELWHGVLPKVEPILTTLRKELHT encoded by the coding sequence ATGGATAATTTTGCGGTTTTTGGTAATCCGGTTGCTCACAGTAAATCCCCTTATATTCATCGATTGTTTGCTGAGCAAACAGGTATTGAGCATCAATATGGGCGGATACTTGCTCCAATAGAACATTTTGAAAAATTGTTGGAGCAATTTTTTGTGCGGGGCGGTTTAGGAGCGAACATTACCGTTCCTTTTAAAGAACGTGCTTATGAATATGCACATAAATTGACTAAACGCGCAAAACTCAGTGGTGCAGTTAATACCTTAAAAATGGTTGAAGATAACCAGATTCTTGGTGATAACACTGATGGTGTCGGATTATTGGCGGACTTGCAACGACTTAATTTTATTAGCCAAGGGCAGCATATACTGATTATAGGGGCTGGTGGTGCAGCAAAAGGGGTAATTTCTCTTTTATTAGAGTCAGGCTGTAAGATTACTATCACTAATCGTACGTTTGCACGTGCGCAAGCAATAGCAGATAAATTTTTTGTATTAGGTCATATCCAAGCCGTTGATATAAAGTCCCTCCTGTCTCCGGATTTTGATCTTATCATTAATGCAACAGCTTCTGGTCTTAGTGGGAGCATTCCCGGAATATCACCATCGATTTTCTATAATAATAGTGCTTGCTACGATATGTACTATCAACAGGGATTCACTCCTTTCCTTGATTTTGCTAAGAGAAATAATGTATCACGTTTGGCTGATGGGTTAGGAATGCTGGTGGGACAGGCGGCACATGCTTTTGAGCTTTGGCACGGTGTATTACCAAAAGTAGAACCTATTTTAACTACTTTAAGGAAAGAGTTACACACATGA
- a CDS encoding DUF1488 domain-containing protein: protein MNQAIQFPDREEWNEQENKVIFPAMVDGLLVQCMISTDELIHRYGKELHPLDLFRQHRWDLEEEFEKVILSGMDDQFGCYSLPSDVSAK, encoded by the coding sequence ATGAATCAAGCTATTCAATTTCCTGATCGCGAAGAATGGAATGAGCAGGAAAACAAAGTTATCTTCCCTGCTATGGTTGATGGTTTATTGGTACAGTGTATGATTAGCACCGATGAGTTAATTCATCGGTACGGTAAAGAGCTTCATCCACTCGATTTATTTCGCCAACATCGTTGGGATCTGGAGGAAGAATTTGAAAAAGTCATCCTGAGTGGAATGGATGATCAATTTGGGTGTTATTCTTTACCGTCTGATGTATCTGCTAAGTAA
- a CDS encoding gamma carbonic anhydrase family protein: MSTVLRQYLKLRPQVGQRVMLDSTSIVIGDVKLADDVSIWPLVVIRGDVNYVSIGTRTNIQDGSVLHVTHKSSNNPNGFPLIIGEEVTIGHKAILHGCTIGNRVLVGMGAIILDGAVIEDNVIIGAASLVPPGKTLESGYLYIGSPAKQVRKLKPEELEGLLYSANNYVRWKDDYLADTSDGKE, translated from the coding sequence ATGTCTACTGTTTTACGTCAATACTTAAAATTACGGCCTCAAGTTGGTCAAAGAGTCATGTTAGACTCTACATCTATCGTGATTGGAGATGTCAAACTAGCGGATGATGTAAGTATCTGGCCACTGGTGGTCATCCGTGGTGATGTAAATTATGTTTCTATTGGTACACGTACAAATATCCAAGACGGCTCTGTTTTACATGTTACCCATAAATCATCTAATAATCCCAATGGCTTCCCTCTAATCATAGGTGAAGAAGTCACTATCGGTCATAAGGCAATCTTACACGGTTGTACGATCGGAAACCGAGTGTTAGTTGGAATGGGTGCAATTATATTGGATGGGGCGGTCATTGAAGACAATGTCATTATTGGAGCGGCTAGCCTTGTTCCACCAGGAAAAACATTAGAGAGTGGATATCTGTATATAGGTAGCCCCGCCAAACAAGTAAGAAAACTTAAACCTGAAGAACTGGAAGGGCTTCTTTATTCTGCTAATAACTATGTCCGTTGGAAAGATGATTACTTAGCAGATACATCAGACGGTAAAGAATAA
- the hdfR gene encoding HTH-type transcriptional regulator HdfR has translation MDTELLKTFLEVSKTRHFGRAAESLYLTQSAVSFRIRQLENQLGANLFTRHRNNIRLTAAGERLVPYAESLMNTWQLAKKEINYVSQHTELSIGATASLWEAYLTPWLNMFYRDNQGMRIESRVSTRQSLVKQLHSRELDLLITTEPPKMDEFQSQVIGSIQLVLLTTQHNLEQGIENYIKLEWGADFHHQEQQILKNDHPPIITTTSAHIARELLDSVNAATFLPTHWLDDYPNLITAPNNEPIKRPLYAVWLQNSDQHAFIQQLLKIPVEKAPATS, from the coding sequence GTGGACACCGAATTACTGAAAACCTTTTTGGAAGTCAGTAAGACTCGTCACTTTGGTCGGGCAGCTGAATCACTCTATCTAACACAATCCGCAGTTAGCTTTCGGATACGACAACTAGAAAATCAGTTAGGTGCTAATTTATTCACCCGACATCGCAATAATATTCGCCTAACTGCGGCTGGCGAGCGCCTTGTCCCTTATGCAGAATCGTTAATGAATACTTGGCAGTTAGCGAAGAAAGAGATCAACTATGTCTCACAACATACAGAGCTCTCTATCGGTGCTACAGCATCCCTATGGGAAGCCTACCTAACTCCTTGGTTAAATATGTTTTATCGGGATAACCAAGGAATGAGAATTGAATCAAGAGTCTCTACACGTCAGTCTCTGGTCAAACAACTGCACTCGCGTGAATTAGATCTTTTAATCACAACAGAACCCCCAAAAATGGATGAATTCCAAAGTCAGGTGATCGGTAGTATCCAACTTGTTTTATTAACAACCCAACATAATCTCGAACAAGGTATAGAAAATTACATCAAACTCGAGTGGGGAGCTGATTTTCACCACCAAGAACAACAGATTTTGAAAAATGATCACCCACCGATCATTACAACCACTTCGGCTCATATCGCCAGAGAATTGTTAGATAGTGTAAATGCTGCGACATTTCTGCCTACACACTGGCTTGATGATTACCCTAACCTTATCACGGCTCCCAATAATGAGCCAATCAAACGGCCTCTATATGCCGTCTGGCTGCAAAATAGTGACCAGCATGCATTCATCCAACAGTTATTAAAAATACCTGTTGAAAAAGCACCTGCAACAAGCTGA
- a CDS encoding DUF413 domain-containing protein encodes MAESFITTNRFFDNKNYPRGFSRHGDFTIKEAQLLERHGHAFNELDLGKREPQTDEEKLFVAVCRGERVPVTTEEKVWAKYLAKISRPKRFHTLSGGKPQLDSSEDYTDSDD; translated from the coding sequence ATGGCTGAAAGCTTCATCACGACTAATCGTTTTTTTGATAATAAAAATTATCCACGCGGGTTTTCTCGTCACGGGGATTTCACCATCAAAGAGGCCCAATTGTTAGAACGTCATGGTCATGCGTTCAATGAATTGGATCTTGGTAAACGTGAACCACAAACGGACGAAGAAAAATTGTTTGTCGCCGTTTGCCGTGGTGAACGTGTCCCTGTAACAACAGAGGAAAAAGTATGGGCTAAGTATTTGGCGAAAATTAGCCGTCCAAAACGTTTCCATACTCTTTCCGGCGGAAAACCACAGTTAGATTCTTCTGAGGACTATACTGATTCTGATGATTAA